The following nucleotide sequence is from Campylobacter coli 76339.
CTTATGCACGCAGCTGCTTATGGGGATGTAGAAATTTTAAAAATGCTCATTGCCAAAGGTGCTGATATCAACGAAGTAGATGATTTAGGCTTTAATGCTTTGGATTTTGCTTTAGCAGCCAATCAAAAAGAAAATGCTAACTATCTACAAAGCCTAGGTTTAAAGCCCAATGAAAATTTAATTTATGGAGGGAGTCTAGAATGAAAACCGCATTTATCACAGGAGCAAGTTCTGGTTTTGGATATGCTTGCGTGGAAGCTTTTATACAAGAAGGATACAAAGTCATTGCACTAGCAAGAAGAAAAGATCGCTTGGATGAATTAAAAGCTAAATACAAAGATCAAATTCACACCCTTTGTCTTGATGTAAGAAAGCAAGAAGAAATCTTTCATGCTGTTAAAAACCTGCCTAACGAATTTAAAGAAATAGACATACTTTTCAATAACGCTGGCTTAGCTCTTGGTATAGATGAATTTGATAAATTGAGCATAGAAGATATAGATACCATGGTTGATACCAATATAAAAGGTCTTTTATACGTAGCAAAAGCAATCATTCCTACGCTTCGCAAGCAAAAAAGTGCTTATATATTCAATCTTGGCTCTGTGGCTGCTAAAAATCCTTATTTTGGTGGCAATGTGTACTGTGGAACCAAGGCGTTTGTGGGACAATTTTCTAAAGCTTTAAGAAATGATTTAAGAGGCACAAATATCAAGGTTACAAATATAGCTCCAGGTCTTTGCAAAACCGAATTTAGCGAAGTTCGTTTTAAAGGAGATAAAGCAAAAGCCGATGCAGTCTACGAAGGAACACAATACATAAGCGCACAAGATATAGCCAAAGTGGTGATGTCTATTATCAATCTGCCAAGCCATATCAATGTCAATGAAATAGAACTAATGCCCGTTACTCAAACTTGGAATGGCTTTTATATAGAGCAAAACCGATGAGATTTTTAGTATTTTTTCTACTGCCTTTGATCGCATTTGCCAACACACATCAAGCTACAGCAAATGCAAATTTATTTGGAGCTTTTACTCTTATACCTCCTTTGGTTGCTATTACTCTAGCTTTTATTACAAAAGATGTGATTTTATCCCTTTTTGCGGGAGTTTTAAGTGGAACTTTCTTGCTCAGTCTTGCTTCTAATATTTTTCAAGCGGATAGTTTGAGTTTTATTCATTTTTACAATACTGCGATAGATTCTTTTTCGAAAATTATTTCTTATCTCTTAGAATCAACTTCAGATCCAGTAAATGCCGGTATTATCTTGCAAATTTTATGCATAGGTGGGCTTGTTGCGTTGATTACAAAGATGGGTGGTGCAAAAGCTGTGGCTATAAAATTTGCAAAAAGAGCAAAATCAGCAGTATCGGCGCAAGTAAATACTTGGTTTTTAGGATTGTTAATCTTTTTTGATGATTACGCTAATTTACTCATCGTAGGGCCTATCATGCGTCCTTTGGCAGATAAATTTAAAATTTCTCGTGAAAAATTTGCCTTTATTATTGATTCTACGGCTGCACCTGTTGCAGGAATTGCTGTGATTTCTACTTGGATAGGCTTGGAAGTATCTTTAATTAAAAACGCCTATGAAGATATAGGTATTAGCAATATCAGCGCTTTTGGGATTTTTGTTGAAACCATACCTTATAGATTTTACAATATTTTTATGCTTTTCTTTGTTTTAATGACCGCACTTATGGGGCGTGAATTTGGTCCTATGCTAAAAGCTGAAATTCGCGCAAGAACAACGGGCCAAATCGCTCCTTTAACAAAATCAGGTACACTAGACACCGCGGAGCTTGAAGATCAATTTCTAGCTCCAAAAGAAGGGATTAAAATTCGTGCATTAGATGCTATTATCCCTGTTTTAACTTTAATCGTTTTAGCCATACTTGGATTTTATTTTAACGGATTAAGTGCTTTAGAAGGCGAAGAATTGATAAAAGCAAATGCAAATCCTTTATCTTTTGAAACCTTTAGACTAGCCTTTGGAAGTGCAAATTCTTCAGTAGTACTTTTTCAAGCAGCCTTATTTGCTGCTATCGTAGCAATTTTTATCGGGGTATATCGTAAGATTTTTAGCTTTAAAGAAGCGGTTGAAACTTGGATATACGGTTGGAAGACTATGATTTTTACCATAGTTTTACTCTTGTTTGCATGGTCGCTTTCAAGCATAGTAAAAGAGCTTGGAACTCCAGAATTTATTTCAAGCTTGCTTGCTGATAAATTGCCTGAATTTATTTTACCTGCCACCATTTTTGCTTTTGCTTCGCTTATTTCTTTTGCAATAGGAACAAGTTATGGAACTATGGGTATTTTAATGCCCCTAGCCGTACCTTTAGCTTATAAGATTGCGCAAATTAATGGGATGGATATGGACGCAATGCATCATTATATGGTGATTAATATAAGCTGCGTTTTAACTGGAGCAATTTTTGGAAATCATTGTTCGCCTATTTCAGATAATGTAATCCTTTCATCAATGAGTGCAAAATGTGATCATATGGAGCATGTTCGCACTCAAATTCCTTATGCTTTATTTATTTGCGTGATTTCTTTATTTGCTGGATATATACCTGTTTCTTTGGGGCTTAGCGTATGGCTAGTTCTTCCTTTAAATTTAATTCTTATTGCATTTTTACTTAGAGTTATCGGAAAGAAAGTTTCATGAGTCTTCAAGAATTTGGTAATTTTTTAAAATTAGAAGAAAAAGCTTCTTTTATAAAAGAATTTTTTAAAGATTTTTATCAAGAAAATTTTGAGCTTTTTTCTTCTAAAGACAAACATTATCGTACAAGAGCGGAACTTTCATTTTATCATGATAAAGATGAAATTCATTATGCAATGTTTGAAAATAAAAAGAAGATCATCATAGAAAGCTTAGATTTTGCAGATGAAAAAATCACTGCTTTTATGCCCAAACTCTTAAAACAAATTCGCAATAATGCAAATTTAAAAGAAAAACTTTTCGGCGTAGAGTTTTTAGCAACTAAAAAAGAATTAAGCACTACTCTACTCTATCATAAAAATATAGATCTTATTTACAATGACTTAAATAATTTAAGCTTAGAACTTGATGCGAATTTGATCGCAAGAAGCAAAGGTAGAAAGCTTGTTTTTAAAAAAGAAAATTTAAGACAAGAGCTTGATATACAGGGTAGAAAAATATTTTATGAATTTAACAATGATTGCTTCATACAGCCCAATACCTCCATCAATGAAAAAATGATAACTTGGGTATGCGAGAATTTAAAAGCTCAAGAAAGAAAAGATTTGCTTGAGCTTTATTGTGGATATGGAAATTTCACCCTAGCTTTAGCAAATTTTTTTGATAAAGTATTAGCTACTGAAATTTCAAAAAGCAATATTAATTTTGCTTTGCTTAATTGTAAGATAAACAATATTTCAAATATCCATTTTGCAAGGCTTTCAAGCGAAGAATTATCTCAAGCTTTAAGAAAAGAAAGAGAGTTTTTTCGTCTAAAAGATATTGTTTTGGATAGTTTTAATTTTTCTCATATTTTAGTTGATCCACCACGCGCAGGACTTGATAAAAGCGTGATTGACTTAATTAAAAATTATGAAAACATTATTTATATTTCTTGCAACCCTGTCAGCTTGAAAGAAAATTTAAAAGAACTTACTCTCACACATAGAGTTGAAAAATTTGCACTTTTTGATCAGTTTGTCAATACTCCACATTTAGAATGCGGAGTATTTTTGAAATCTTTAGATTCTAAATAATCTTAAATTTGAAAGTTGATGAATTATAAAAAATAATAATCCATCAACTTAGCTAAAATCACGATAAGAATACAAAGCACAAAAACAAAAGGATGTATAAATTGTGTTAAAGGGTTTTTTCTCTTTAATATAAAGTGAAAAAATAAAGAGCACACTATTAAAGAGAAAATACTAAAAGCTAAAACTAATTTTATTAAAAAAATTAAATTTAGAGGATTAAGATGAAAGCTTATCATCATACCACCGCTTAAGAACAATAAAAGCGCAATAAAAGGCATAATTTTAACGCCTACAGAAGAAAAAAGCTCTTTATCAAAATCCGGATTTTTTTTCTTGATTGCACTCAATATAAAGACATCGACAAATAAATAACCTATAAAAAAGATTGCACAAAGTAGATGAACGATTAAAATATAAGGATAAATTTGAGCCATTCCGCCCCCCCCCTTTTTTTTTTAAGTATAAATTTTTTGCATATTGTAGCAGTTTTTTGTCTTTTAAAAATTCACTTCAGTTAATTTTATGCAAATATATTGCCAAATTGAAAACTATTTTTAAGCGAAATAAGATTATGATTTAATTTTTAAAATTTTTATATAAAGTAACACAGTGAACGAAAATTTAATCGTAGATAAAATACTCAAAAACACAAAAACCATTGCCATAGTAGGACTTAGTCCCGATGAAAGCAAACCTTCTTTTATGATAGGACAATTTTTACAAGAAAATAATTATAAAATTTATCCTATATATCCTAAATGTGATGAAATTTTAGGCGAACGCGTTTATCGAAGTTTAGATGATATCAATGAAAACATAGATCTTGTTTTAATGTTTCGCAAAGGTGAATTTGCTTCTTCATTATTGCCAAGCATTATCCATAAAGGAATTCAGAATTTTTGGCTACAACTTGGAATTTGCAACAATGAAGTTGCCAAAGAATGTGAAAAGTTAAAAATTAATTTCATACAGGATAAATGTATTATGCGCGAATTACCACTTTATCAAGATAGGATGAGTAAATGCTAGAATTAAATAAAATCTACCAAGCCAAACAAAAAATTGCTGATTTTGTAAGCAAAACCCCTTTTATACATTCTTCTTTTTTAAGCGAACTTTGCAAGAGTGAGGTGTATTTAAAAAATGAAAATTTGCAAATTACAGGAGCTTATAAAATTCGTGGCGCATACAACAAAATAGCCAATTTAGACTTAGAAGCTAAAAAAGCAGGAGTTATAGCTGCTAGTGCTGGAAATCACGCTCAAGGCGTTGCCATAAGTGCAAAGAAATTTGGCACAAAAGCCATAATCGTAATGCCCGAATCCACCCCACTCTTAAAAGTTTCTGCTACCAAAAGTTTGGGCGCAGAAGTCATCTTAAAGGGTGATAATTTTGATGAAGCTTATGCTTTTGCAACAAACTATGCAAAAGAAAATGGATTGAGTTTTATCCACCCTTTTGAAGATGAACTTGTGATGGCAGGACAAGGTACACTTATGCTTGAAATGCTTGATGATGTAAGCGATCTTGATACCATCATAGCTCCTGTAGGGGGCGGTGGACTTATTAGCGGTATAGCAAGCGCCGCAAAACAAATCAATCCTAATATTAAAATTATTGCAGTAGGTGCTAAAGGAGCCCCTGCAATGCACGATAGCTTTAAAGCAAAAGAGGTTAAAAATTCTAAAAGCGTTCGCACTATAGCAGATGGTATTGCTGTGCGTGATGC
It contains:
- a CDS encoding tRNA (uracil(54)-C5)-methyltransferase → MSLQEFGNFLKLEEKASFIKEFFKDFYQENFELFSSKDKHYRTRAELSFYHDKDEIHYAMFENKKKIIIESLDFADEKITAFMPKLLKQIRNNANLKEKLFGVEFLATKKELSTTLLYHKNIDLIYNDLNNLSLELDANLIARSKGRKLVFKKENLRQELDIQGRKIFYEFNNDCFIQPNTSINEKMITWVCENLKAQERKDLLELYCGYGNFTLALANFFDKVLATEISKSNINFALLNCKINNISNIHFARLSSEELSQALRKEREFFRLKDIVLDSFNFSHILVDPPRAGLDKSVIDLIKNYENIIYISCNPVSLKENLKELTLTHRVEKFALFDQFVNTPHLECGVFLKSLDSK
- a CDS encoding CoA-binding domain protein, giving the protein MNENLIVDKILKNTKTIAIVGLSPDESKPSFMIGQFLQENNYKIYPIYPKCDEILGERVYRSLDDINENIDLVLMFRKGEFASSLLPSIIHKGIQNFWLQLGICNNEVAKECEKLKINFIQDKCIMRELPLYQDRMSKC
- a CDS encoding Oxidoreductase codes for the protein MKTAFITGASSGFGYACVEAFIQEGYKVIALARRKDRLDELKAKYKDQIHTLCLDVRKQEEIFHAVKNLPNEFKEIDILFNNAGLALGIDEFDKLSIEDIDTMVDTNIKGLLYVAKAIIPTLRKQKSAYIFNLGSVAAKNPYFGGNVYCGTKAFVGQFSKALRNDLRGTNIKVTNIAPGLCKTEFSEVRFKGDKAKADAVYEGTQYISAQDIAKVVMSIINLPSHINVNEIELMPVTQTWNGFYIEQNR
- a CDS encoding Na+/H+ antiporter, with the translated sequence MRFLVFFLLPLIAFANTHQATANANLFGAFTLIPPLVAITLAFITKDVILSLFAGVLSGTFLLSLASNIFQADSLSFIHFYNTAIDSFSKIISYLLESTSDPVNAGIILQILCIGGLVALITKMGGAKAVAIKFAKRAKSAVSAQVNTWFLGLLIFFDDYANLLIVGPIMRPLADKFKISREKFAFIIDSTAAPVAGIAVISTWIGLEVSLIKNAYEDIGISNISAFGIFVETIPYRFYNIFMLFFVLMTALMGREFGPMLKAEIRARTTGQIAPLTKSGTLDTAELEDQFLAPKEGIKIRALDAIIPVLTLIVLAILGFYFNGLSALEGEELIKANANPLSFETFRLAFGSANSSVVLFQAALFAAIVAIFIGVYRKIFSFKEAVETWIYGWKTMIFTIVLLLFAWSLSSIVKELGTPEFISSLLADKLPEFILPATIFAFASLISFAIGTSYGTMGILMPLAVPLAYKIAQINGMDMDAMHHYMVINISCVLTGAIFGNHCSPISDNVILSSMSAKCDHMEHVRTQIPYALFICVISLFAGYIPVSLGLSVWLVLPLNLILIAFLLRVIGKKVS
- a CDS encoding Threonine dehydratase, with amino-acid sequence MLELNKIYQAKQKIADFVSKTPFIHSSFLSELCKSEVYLKNENLQITGAYKIRGAYNKIANLDLEAKKAGVIAASAGNHAQGVAISAKKFGTKAIIVMPESTPLLKVSATKSLGAEVILKGDNFDEAYAFATNYAKENGLSFIHPFEDELVMAGQGTLMLEMLDDVSDLDTIIAPVGGGGLISGIASAAKQINPNIKIIAVGAKGAPAMHDSFKAKEVKNSKSVRTIADGIAVRDANPINLGIILECVDEFVQVDDEEIANAVLFLLEKHKIIVEGAGAASVAALLHQKIDIKNSKKIGVVLSGGNIDVQMLNIIIEKGLFKAYRKMQINVTLIDKPGALLNLTDSLKSANANIVKIDYDRFSTKLDYGDAMISITLETKGKEHQEEVRNILKDKGFDFYETF
- a CDS encoding membrane protein; this encodes MAQIYPYILIVHLLCAIFFIGYLFVDVFILSAIKKKNPDFDKELFSSVGVKIMPFIALLLFLSGGMMISFHLNPLNLIFLIKLVLAFSIFSLIVCSLFFHFILKRKNPLTQFIHPFVFVLCILIVILAKLMDYYFL